A genome region from Dolichospermum compactum NIES-806 includes the following:
- a CDS encoding rubredoxin, with the protein MSEQAEQAMETPVLDRYECRSCGYVYEPEKGDDKSDVPPGTLFAELPTNWRCPVCIAKKTAFANVGPAGTASGFKENLGYGLGGNTLTPTQKNILIFGALALGFLFFISLYGLQ; encoded by the coding sequence ATGAGTGAACAAGCTGAACAAGCTATGGAAACTCCAGTGTTAGACCGCTATGAGTGTCGCTCTTGCGGTTATGTTTATGAACCTGAGAAGGGAGACGATAAAAGTGATGTTCCCCCCGGAACACTTTTTGCGGAACTGCCGACAAATTGGCGTTGTCCAGTTTGTATAGCGAAGAAAACTGCTTTTGCGAATGTTGGACCGGCGGGTACTGCCTCTGGTTTCAAGGAAAACTTGGGTTATGGTTTAGGTGGTAATACGCTGACACCAACTCAAAAGAACATTTTGATTTTTGGGGCTTTGGCTCTGGGATTCTTGTTTTTTATTAGTCTTTACGGACTACAGTAA
- a CDS encoding NAD(P)H-quinone oxidoreductase subunit 3, giving the protein MFVLSGYEYLLGFFILCSLVPVLALSASKILRPSGNSLERRTTYECGLEPTGGAWIQFNIRYYMFALVFVVFDVETVFLYPWAVAFNRLGLLAFIEALVFISILIIALVYAWRKGALEWS; this is encoded by the coding sequence GTGTTTGTTCTTAGCGGTTACGAGTACCTTCTAGGCTTTTTCATCCTGTGTAGCCTAGTACCAGTCCTAGCACTGTCAGCCTCAAAAATTCTTAGACCCAGTGGTAACAGTCTAGAAAGACGTACTACCTACGAATGCGGACTAGAACCTACTGGCGGAGCTTGGATTCAGTTCAATATTCGCTACTATATGTTTGCTCTAGTCTTCGTTGTTTTTGACGTAGAAACAGTATTTTTGTATCCTTGGGCAGTTGCATTTAACCGGTTAGGTTTATTGGCATTTATCGAAGCCCTTGTCTTTATTTCGATTCTTATCATCGCCTTAGTTTACGCATGGCGGAAAGGAGCTTTGGAATGGTCTTAA
- a CDS encoding NADH dehydrogenase subunit K, producing the protein MVLNSNIITPETEQIINPIQRPTVTHELSENVILTTVDDLYNWARLSSLWPLLFGTACCFIEFAALIGSRFDFDRFGLIPRCSPRQADLIITAGTITMKMAPQLVRLYEQMPEPKYVIAMGACTITGGMFSVDSPTAVRGVDKLIPVDVYLPGCPPRPEAIIDAIIKLRKKIANESMQERDNIKQVHRYYSTTHNMKPVPEILTGKYMQSDTRFNPPKELTEAIGMAVPPGLLTAKTQKEEQARG; encoded by the coding sequence ATGGTCTTAAATTCTAATATCATCACCCCAGAAACAGAACAAATCATCAACCCCATACAACGGCCGACAGTCACCCATGAACTGTCAGAAAACGTGATTTTAACCACCGTTGATGACCTTTACAACTGGGCGCGGCTTTCTAGTTTGTGGCCCTTACTGTTTGGTACAGCTTGCTGCTTTATTGAATTTGCGGCATTAATCGGCTCTCGCTTCGACTTTGATAGGTTTGGGTTAATTCCTCGTTGCAGCCCCCGCCAAGCCGATTTAATCATCACTGCCGGGACAATTACCATGAAGATGGCTCCCCAATTGGTGCGTCTTTATGAACAAATGCCCGAACCCAAGTATGTGATTGCTATGGGTGCTTGTACAATCACTGGGGGAATGTTTAGCGTTGACTCCCCGACAGCAGTGCGCGGAGTTGATAAACTAATTCCCGTAGATGTATATTTACCTGGTTGTCCTCCTCGTCCAGAAGCGATAATTGACGCAATTATCAAACTGCGGAAAAAAATTGCCAACGAGTCCATGCAGGAACGGGATAACATCAAGCAAGTTCACCGTTACTACAGTACAACTCATAATATGAAGCCAGTTCCCGAAATCTTAACTGGTAAGTATATGCAGTCCGATACTCGCTTTAACCCGCCCAAAGAATTGACAGAAGCAATTGGTATGGCTGTACCCCCAGGATTATTGACAGCAAAGACACAGAAGGAGGAACAAGCACGTGGCTGA
- a CDS encoding NAD(P)H-quinone oxidoreductase subunit J — MAEEELKPVPAAEAALVQPGKVSQWLAENGFFHEFLDLDANGVEIIKVPANFLLPISTALYAYGFNYLQFQGGIDLGAGEELVSVYHLLKVSDNADRPEEIRVKVFLPRENPSVPSVYWIWKTADWQERESYDMYGIIYEGHPNLKRILMPEDWVGWPLRKDYISPDFYELQNAY; from the coding sequence GTGGCTGAAGAAGAATTGAAACCAGTTCCCGCAGCAGAAGCAGCTTTAGTTCAACCCGGTAAAGTTTCCCAATGGTTAGCGGAAAATGGCTTTTTCCATGAGTTCTTAGATCTTGACGCTAACGGTGTAGAAATAATTAAAGTCCCTGCAAATTTTCTACTACCTATTTCTACAGCTTTGTATGCTTATGGGTTCAATTATCTCCAGTTTCAGGGAGGGATTGACTTAGGTGCAGGAGAAGAATTGGTAAGTGTTTATCATTTACTCAAAGTCAGTGATAATGCTGACCGTCCCGAAGAAATCAGGGTGAAAGTGTTTTTACCCAGAGAAAATCCCTCTGTCCCCTCAGTTTACTGGATTTGGAAAACAGCAGACTGGCAAGAACGGGAAAGCTACGATATGTATGGCATCATCTATGAAGGTCATCCTAACTTAAAACGGATTTTGATGCCGGAAGATTGGGTAGGTTGGCCTTTACGCAAAGATTACATCTCGCCTGATTTTTACGAGTTACAAAATGCTTATTAA
- a CDS encoding transposase, giving the protein MRLKNFPEVVKTILKPLPKKDYPVLDTFSFVSVWLQYVMDKSIVSMRDLFQRLNNQGIDLKISNFSKASKKRDTQVFLEIITELNNQLRKKKGKEETQALFPIDSTIITLTSKLLWSQGYHQVKLFCGLDSLTSEVGGMVIHFGQGHDHKYGQETVEAIPSKGVGIMDRGFASSERISELKQQKNKAFVLRIKNNVTLEMLENGNCKVGKDEREVEIRVVAFCDIETKSEFRLATNLLNEGEEQVSNQEIMEIYIQRWQIELLWKFLKMHLKLDRLMTKNENGIRIQIMCCLIAYLILQLIEIPQEFGKTLLDKLRYLQSYMCQEISYVHWFRKLIWIR; this is encoded by the coding sequence ATGCGCTTAAAGAATTTCCCAGAAGTGGTCAAAACAATATTGAAACCATTGCCCAAAAAAGATTATCCAGTTCTGGACACATTTTCATTTGTATCAGTGTGGTTACAGTATGTCATGGATAAAAGTATAGTGAGTATGAGAGATTTATTTCAAAGACTAAATAATCAAGGGATAGATTTAAAAATATCAAATTTTTCCAAGGCAAGTAAAAAGAGAGATACTCAAGTATTTTTGGAGATAATAACTGAATTAAACAATCAACTGAGAAAGAAAAAAGGAAAGGAAGAAACCCAAGCATTATTTCCTATAGATTCAACAATTATTACATTAACAAGTAAATTATTATGGAGTCAAGGATATCATCAAGTAAAACTATTTTGTGGGTTAGATAGTTTGACATCAGAAGTTGGTGGAATGGTGATTCATTTTGGGCAAGGACATGACCATAAATATGGACAAGAAACAGTAGAAGCAATTCCGTCAAAAGGAGTAGGGATAATGGATAGAGGATTTGCATCCTCCGAAAGAATATCTGAATTAAAACAACAAAAAAATAAAGCTTTTGTCTTAAGAATTAAAAATAATGTCACTTTAGAAATGCTAGAAAATGGTAATTGTAAAGTTGGCAAAGATGAAAGAGAAGTGGAAATTAGAGTAGTAGCATTTTGTGATATAGAAACTAAGAGTGAATTTCGTTTAGCAACAAACTTATTAAATGAAGGAGAAGAGCAAGTTAGTAATCAAGAGATTATGGAAATTTACATACAAAGATGGCAAATTGAATTGTTATGGAAATTCTTAAAAATGCACCTCAAGTTAGACAGACTTATGACAAAGAATGAGAATGGAATTAGAATTCAGATAATGTGCTGTTTAATCGCTTATTTGATATTGCAACTAATAGAAATACCGCAAGAATTTGGCAAAACTTTATTAGATAAACTCCGTTATCTTCAGTCCTATATGTGTCAGGAAATAAGTTATGTTCATTGGTTTAGAAAACTTATTTGGATAAGATGA
- a CDS encoding RidA family protein, with the protein MPDGEGYQTSTDLEFGKPETPLTKEPKDIYIMNRKVICTDKAPAPVGPYNQGILASGQMLFVAGQIAIDPSLGDVVYTEDVVKQTEQVMRNIEAILTEAGATFANVVKTGVFLADMNDFAAVNAVYAKYFSEDTAPARACVEVSRLPKNVLVEIDCIAVISS; encoded by the coding sequence ATGCCAGATGGAGAAGGTTACCAAACATCTACAGATTTAGAATTCGGTAAACCAGAAACACCATTAACAAAAGAGCCAAAAGACATATATATTATGAATCGTAAAGTAATCTGTACCGATAAAGCACCTGCACCTGTTGGACCATACAATCAAGGAATTCTCGCTTCTGGACAAATGTTGTTTGTAGCTGGACAAATTGCCATAGATCCCAGTTTAGGTGATGTTGTCTACACCGAAGATGTAGTTAAGCAAACTGAACAGGTGATGAGAAATATTGAAGCTATCTTAACAGAAGCTGGAGCTACATTTGCAAATGTGGTGAAAACTGGGGTATTTTTAGCTGATATGAATGATTTCGCTGCTGTAAATGCGGTTTATGCAAAATATTTTTCTGAAGATACCGCTCCAGCGCGTGCTTGTGTGGAGGTTTCCCGTTTACCTAAAAATGTGTTGGTAGAAATTGATTGTATTGCTGTTATTAGTAGTTAA
- a CDS encoding pentapeptide repeat-containing protein — translation MDAEELLEKYARRGERKFHSEDIRGVDLESADLSGIDFKNANLIGANLNNANLSKANLEKTNLTRASLINANLGELVNSYYLNLTGAELSSSNLRNANLESANLRNANLESVNLQKAC, via the coding sequence ATGGACGCTGAAGAACTTTTAGAGAAATATGCTCGTCGTGGTGAACGGAAGTTTCATTCTGAAGATATCAGAGGGGTAGACCTTGAAAGTGCGGATTTGAGCGGAATTGACTTCAAAAACGCAAATTTGATTGGAGCGAACTTGAATAATGCTAATCTGAGTAAAGCAAATCTTGAAAAGACAAATCTCACTAGAGCATCTTTAATAAACGCTAATTTAGGTGAATTAGTGAACAGTTATTATTTAAATTTGACTGGGGCTGAATTGAGTAGCTCTAATTTGAGGAATGCAAACCTAGAAAGTGCAAATTTGAGGAACGCAAACTTAGAAAGCGTCAATCTCCAAAAAGCTTGTTGA